In the Telopea speciosissima isolate NSW1024214 ecotype Mountain lineage chromosome 2, Tspe_v1, whole genome shotgun sequence genome, one interval contains:
- the LOC122649993 gene encoding beta-1,4-xylosyltransferase IRX9-like, with the protein MQKFRFREMGSVDRSKKRVQLWKKAAFHFILCFIMGFFTGFTPTSRTSIFSGFVIASNQSMKYQEISPEMQPSTSSQEVTLNRSLMAETPIAVPTNLRDSSPVEIAAEEIELIPRKVLVIVTPTRSNDRLQGALLRRMSTTLKLVPPPLLWIVVESQSDSSEVSEILRKTGVMYRHLVSRQTFTDPEAEMDHQRNFALNHIEQHRLGGIVHFAGLSNFYDLDFFEEIREIEVFGAWPIALVSANRQRVVIEGPVCDSSQVIGWNARGTNDKANPVAPIHISSFAFNSSILWDPERWGRPSIQDSSQNPMKFVQQVVLEDESKLKGIPEGDCSKIMLWNINIPRQIISHLPNPSSPSNGRRR; encoded by the exons ATGCAAAAATTCAGATTCAGAGAGATGGGTTCTGTGGATAGATCAAAGAAGAGAGTTCAATTATGGAAAAAAGCTGctttccatttcattttatgttttattatgGGTTTCTTCACTGGTTTCACCCCTACCAGTAGAACTTCAATCTTCTCTGGTTTCGTTATAGCATCGAATCAATCAATGAAGTATCAAGAAATTTCACCTGAGATGCAACCTTCAACTTCTTCTCAAGAGGTGACCTTGAATAGGAGTTTAATGGCTGAAACTCCTATTGCAGTTCCAACTAATTTAAGGGATTCATCTCCAGTGGAAATTGCTGCAGAGGAAATTGAATTGATTCCTAGAAAGGTTTTGGTTATAGTTACTCCAACAAGATCAAATGATCGGCTTCAAGGTGCTTTACTGAGAAGAATGAGTACTACTTTAAAATTAGTTCCTCCACCACTTCTTTGGATTGTTGTGGAGTCTCAATCAGATTCTTCAGAAGTTTCAGAGATATTGAGAAAAACAGGGGTCATGTATAGACATTTGGTTTCCAGGCAAACTTTTACAGACCCAGAAGCTGAAATGGATCATCAGAGGAATTTTGCATTGAATCATATAGAACAGCATCGACTCGGAGGAATCGTTCATTTCGCGGGTCTTTCCAACTTCTATGATCTTGATTTCTTTGAAGAAATCAGAGAAATTGA GGTTTTTGGGGCATGGCCTATTGCTTTGGTATCAGCAAACAGGCAGAGAGTGGTGATTGAAGGACCTGTTTGTGATTCTTCACAAGTTATTGGATGGAATGCAAGAGGAACTAATGACAAGGCAAATCCTGTGGCCCCAATTCATATTTCAAGTTTTGCTTTCAACAGTTCCATTTTATGGGATCCTGAGAGATGGGGCCGTCCATCTATTCAAGACAGCTCACAG AATCCCATGAAATTTGTACAACAAGTGGTTCTTGAAGATGAGAGCAAGTTAAAGGGGATCCCCGAAGGGGATTGTTCTAAAATAATGCTTTGGAATATTAACATACCAAGACAGATTATATCTCATCTCCCAAATCCATCGTCTCCATCAAATGGCAGACGCAGATAG
- the LOC122650412 gene encoding fasciclin-like arabinogalactan protein 7: MENNIYLVFLLISVLALPLVTATPTMSPPVPPEMSVEQLHNIIEALIGANDFRSWADVLSVSDPSTFPMTATFFIPTDDANERFSSSLTRDFDPSIILYHIVPQEFTFSDLQKLPIGSRLTTLLQDKSILVTNNAGSNFTIDDCLITHPDVIINGAFSVHGIGSILNYTTYAAEPLHQSPVSSDIPGGFSPPTGESVGRRHSDAPCSCAQFPIILSVFCAIFAFKIH, from the coding sequence atggaaaacaataTTTACCTCGTCTTCCTCCTCATCTCCGTTCTAGCTCTCCCTCTTGTCACTGCAACACCCACCATGTCTCCACCAGTCCCACCTGAAATGTCGGTGGAACAGCTTCATAATATCATTGAGGCTCTTATAGGAGCAAACGATTTCAGAAGCTGGGCCGATGTGCTCTCTGTTTCAGATCCATCAACCTTCCCCATGACTGCAACCTTCTTCATCCCCACCGACGATGCCAATGAACGTTTCTCCAGTTCACTCACTCGTGACTTCGATCCATCAATTATCCTCTACCATATAGTCCCTCAAGAATTCACCTTTTCTGATCTTCAGAAGTTACCAATTGGTTCTCGACTCACTACTCTGCTCCAGGACAAATCGATTCTTGTGACTAACAATGCTGGTTCGAATTTCACCATTGATGACTGCTTGATCACTCATCCTGACGTGATCATTAATGGCGCATTCTCTGTTCACGGAATTGGGTCGATCCTCAACTACACCACTTACGCTGCTGAGCCACTCCACCAGTCGCCTGTGTCCTCTGACATTCCGGGAGGGTTTTCTCCGCCGACCGGAGAGAGTGTAGGTCGTCGTCACTCCGATGCACCATGCTCTTGCGCGCAGTTTCCGATCATTCTTTCAGTTTTTTGCGCAATTTTCGCGTTCAAGATCCATTAG